The proteins below come from a single Syntrophales bacterium genomic window:
- a CDS encoding PAS domain S-box protein has translation MDRDGLPAISSETERNQDDFRQFFENAREGFFRIAENGRYLLLNPAMARIFGYDSPEEMMRTVMDVAGQLFVDPAEGKRLREAVEKTDGPVSLETKACRKDGQIIWISVSICCVRDEGGRIRYCEGVVTDITERKEMEKALKDSEEEYRLLVENALDAVFVVQDGTMKFANRMAEDVLGYTREEIAGLPFVEFIHPDDRELVYGRYLKRLKKEEAPSLYEFRAVNREGRELDVQINSIPVTWKNRPGALCFIRDISPRKELEKRLLQAQKMEAIGTLAGGIAHDFNNLLMGIQGYASLILQELEEENPLRERVRGIERQVKNGADLARQLLEFARGGKFQVILTDINDIIEKTSSMFGRTRREVTIHTNLRTGLWSANVDRNQIEQVLLNLYVNASQAMPGGGSLYLHSDNMEFEQEEAQALGLPAGRYVRIGVTDTGMGMDDRTKARIFEPFFTTKEMGRGTGLGLATVYGIVTGHGGTIQVYSEKGHGTSFHIYFPASEGRAAKEKERVMTEETKKGRETVLIVDDEEVVATVASEMLEHLGYQVIVARSGNEALEVFTSRKGEIDLILLDMIMPKMSGGETFDRLKEMDPAVRVILSSGYSIDGEARQILGRGCRGFINKPYTLQMLSEKIREALA, from the coding sequence ATGGATCGAGACGGTCTTCCGGCGATATCTTCAGAAACAGAGCGGAATCAAGACGATTTTCGACAGTTTTTCGAGAATGCCCGGGAGGGGTTTTTCCGAATCGCGGAAAACGGCCGATACCTGCTCCTGAATCCTGCCATGGCCCGCATCTTCGGATATGATTCACCGGAAGAGATGATGCGGACCGTCATGGACGTGGCCGGGCAACTCTTCGTCGATCCGGCCGAAGGGAAGAGACTCCGGGAGGCCGTCGAGAAGACGGACGGTCCTGTGAGCCTGGAGACAAAGGCCTGCCGGAAAGACGGACAAATCATCTGGATCTCCGTCAGTATCTGTTGTGTCCGGGATGAAGGCGGGCGGATCCGGTACTGCGAAGGGGTCGTTACGGACATCACGGAACGAAAAGAGATGGAGAAAGCACTGAAGGATTCGGAGGAGGAGTACCGCCTCCTTGTGGAAAACGCGCTGGACGCGGTCTTTGTCGTCCAGGATGGAACGATGAAATTCGCCAACCGTATGGCGGAAGACGTCCTGGGTTACACGCGGGAAGAGATCGCCGGACTGCCGTTTGTCGAGTTCATCCATCCCGACGATCGCGAGCTTGTCTACGGGCGGTATCTCAAGAGGCTCAAGAAGGAGGAGGCGCCCTCGCTGTACGAGTTCCGGGCCGTCAACCGGGAGGGCCGGGAACTGGATGTGCAGATCAACTCCATCCCGGTGACGTGGAAGAACCGGCCGGGGGCGCTTTGCTTCATCCGGGACATCTCGCCCCGGAAGGAACTGGAGAAACGCCTGCTCCAGGCGCAGAAGATGGAGGCCATCGGAACGCTTGCCGGAGGGATCGCGCACGATTTCAACAATCTGCTCATGGGCATCCAGGGCTATGCCTCCCTGATCCTGCAGGAGCTCGAAGAGGAAAATCCGTTGCGGGAGCGGGTGCGGGGGATCGAGAGGCAGGTAAAGAACGGCGCCGACCTGGCAAGGCAGCTCCTCGAATTCGCGCGAGGCGGGAAATTCCAGGTCATCCTGACGGATATAAACGACATCATTGAGAAAACTTCTTCCATGTTCGGGCGGACGAGACGGGAGGTCACGATTCACACGAATCTTCGAACGGGCCTCTGGTCAGCGAACGTGGACCGGAACCAGATTGAGCAGGTTCTCCTCAACCTGTACGTCAATGCCTCGCAGGCCATGCCGGGCGGGGGAAGCCTGTACCTGCACTCGGATAACATGGAGTTCGAGCAGGAGGAGGCCCAGGCCCTCGGTCTGCCCGCGGGCAGGTATGTACGGATCGGGGTCACCGACACGGGCATGGGGATGGATGACAGAACCAAGGCGAGGATCTTCGAGCCTTTTTTCACCACGAAGGAGATGGGCAGGGGAACGGGGCTGGGCCTGGCCACCGTTTACGGCATTGTCACCGGCCATGGCGGCACGATCCAGGTCTACAGCGAGAAGGGACATGGCACCAGCTTTCACATTTATTTCCCTGCCTCCGAAGGCAGGGCGGCAAAGGAGAAAGAGAGAGTCATGACCGAAGAGACGAAGAAGGGAAGAGAGACGGTGCTCATCGTGGACGATGAAGAGGTTGTCGCAACGGTTGCCAGCGAGATGCTGGAGCACCTGGGCTACCAGGTCATCGTGGCGAGAAGCGGAAACGAGGCGCTGGAAGTATTTACCAGCCGCAAGGGAGAAATAGACCTGATCCTGCTGGACATGATCATGCCCAAAATGAGCGGCGGGGAGACGTTCGACCGGCTCAAGGAAATGGACCCGGCGGTCCGCGTCATTCTCTCCAGCGGATACAGCATTGACGGCGAGGCGAGACAGATCCTCGGCCGGGGATGCAGGGGCTTCATCAACAAACCGTATACGCTGCAGATGCTCTCGGAAAAGATCCGCGAGGCACTTGCCTGA
- a CDS encoding acyl-CoA dehydrogenase family protein, which translates to MDFSLNDEQKMLLSTLQSMGEREKFRERAAEIDRTGEFPFDLMARYAEMGLLGMTLSPEHGGGGQPAINAILAIEELAKYSPMIAAPVFESNVGPVRVIDLFGTEEQKQAIIPGVCRGERSVSVCMTEPEAGSDLTALSTKAVEDGDSYILNGRKIFITGGGHASHYMVYTRFGETSGYKGIGGLLVEKGAPGFTFGKQEEFLGLRGMPSCELVFEDVRVPKENVVIKAGDFSRLMWTFDIERCGNAAMCLGTAGGALREAIAYAQARQAFGRPICEFQAIQFMTVDMAMKLEAAKLLVYRAACGAGQGLPSIYDASMGKCFANEMVIEVTNLAMQIFGGYGYSKEFPVERMLRDARAWGVAGGTVQMLRITLASVLYGRRFDQRRGK; encoded by the coding sequence ATGGATTTTTCCTTGAACGACGAACAGAAGATGCTCCTTTCAACCCTGCAGTCCATGGGGGAGCGGGAGAAGTTCCGGGAGCGCGCCGCGGAGATCGACCGGACGGGTGAGTTTCCCTTCGACCTGATGGCAAGGTACGCCGAAATGGGGCTCCTGGGCATGACCCTGTCGCCGGAACACGGCGGCGGCGGTCAGCCGGCCATCAACGCCATCCTGGCCATCGAGGAACTGGCCAAGTACAGCCCCATGATCGCGGCGCCCGTCTTCGAGTCCAACGTGGGGCCCGTCCGGGTGATCGACCTGTTCGGGACGGAGGAGCAGAAGCAGGCGATCATCCCCGGGGTCTGCCGCGGGGAGCGGAGCGTCTCCGTCTGCATGACCGAGCCGGAGGCCGGTTCGGACCTGACGGCCCTCTCCACAAAGGCCGTGGAGGACGGGGACTCGTACATCCTCAACGGCCGGAAGATCTTCATCACCGGCGGCGGCCACGCCAGCCACTACATGGTCTATACCCGCTTCGGCGAGACGTCGGGCTACAAGGGCATCGGCGGCCTCCTCGTGGAGAAGGGCGCGCCCGGTTTCACCTTCGGGAAACAGGAGGAGTTCCTGGGCCTCCGGGGCATGCCGTCCTGCGAGCTGGTCTTTGAGGACGTCCGGGTCCCGAAGGAGAACGTCGTCATCAAGGCCGGGGATTTCAGCAGGCTCATGTGGACATTCGACATCGAGCGCTGCGGCAACGCCGCCATGTGCCTTGGCACGGCGGGCGGGGCCCTGCGGGAGGCCATCGCCTATGCCCAGGCCCGCCAGGCCTTCGGGCGGCCCATCTGCGAGTTCCAGGCGATCCAGTTCATGACCGTCGACATGGCGATGAAACTGGAGGCGGCGAAGCTCCTGGTCTACCGGGCGGCCTGCGGGGCGGGGCAGGGCCTGCCCTCGATCTATGATGCCTCCATGGGGAAGTGTTTTGCCAACGAGATGGTGATCGAGGTGACGAACCTGGCCATGCAGATCTTCGGCGGGTACGGCTACAGCAAGGAGTTTCCCGTCGAGCGGATGCTACGGGATGCCCGGGCCTGGGGGGTGGCCGGCGGTACGGTGCAGATGCTCCGGATCACCCTGGCCAGCGTCCTGTACGGCCGGCGCTTCGACCAGCGCCGGGGAAAATAA
- a CDS encoding MaoC family dehydratase, translating to MRFDDFHVGDRFESPGLTMTESSIIDFALQFDSQAFHLDTEAAKESIYGGLIASGIHTIAVTFRLFLMTGVLKNNLGSPGFDELRWLLPVRPGDTLRAMAEVLETKPHRSHQDRGIVRMRIATLNQRSETVQTIVCNLMIRRQPVQSE from the coding sequence ATGCGGTTCGACGATTTCCACGTCGGGGATCGCTTCGAATCGCCCGGTCTGACGATGACGGAGAGCTCCATCATCGATTTTGCCCTGCAATTCGACTCCCAGGCCTTTCATCTCGATACGGAAGCGGCGAAGGAGTCCATCTACGGCGGTCTCATCGCCAGCGGGATTCACACGATCGCCGTGACGTTCCGGCTCTTCCTGATGACGGGCGTGCTCAAGAACAACCTGGGGTCGCCCGGCTTCGACGAGCTGCGCTGGCTGTTGCCCGTCCGTCCCGGCGACACGCTGCGGGCGATGGCGGAAGTGCTCGAGACGAAACCCCATCGCTCCCACCAGGACCGCGGCATCGTTCGCATGAGGATCGCCACGCTCAACCAGCGCAGCGAGACCGTCCAGACGATCGTCTGCAACCTGATGATTCGCCGACAGCCGGTCCAATCCGAATGA
- a CDS encoding glycyl-radical enzyme activating protein, producing the protein MGETGTIFDIQRFSVHDGPGIRTTVFFKGCPLRCAWCANPESQERLPQLLLRDSRCTACGRCLAACPERALRITKESRRRIAWKKCTQCLRCVEACETGALSISGREATVGEIVNELERDRAFYESSGGGVTLSGGEPLLQPEFAVRLLARCREAGLHTALDTSGCADPDVLRAVIAHADLVLYDIKTLDDGRHRACTGVGNALILDNAGLAASRVRTWFRVPLVAGVNDGEDEIRGIAALARELGVEQISLLPYHPGGRDKNRQIGRRIEGFQGRRPTDRRVERLRRIVEAEGVASSIGR; encoded by the coding sequence TTGGGCGAAACGGGAACGATCTTCGACATCCAGCGGTTCAGCGTCCACGACGGGCCGGGGATCCGGACGACGGTGTTCTTCAAGGGATGTCCCCTCCGCTGCGCCTGGTGCGCCAACCCGGAGTCGCAGGAGAGGCTGCCGCAGCTCCTCCTGCGGGACAGCCGGTGCACCGCCTGTGGCCGGTGCCTGGCGGCCTGCCCGGAGAGGGCCCTCCGTATCACGAAGGAAAGTCGCCGGCGGATCGCCTGGAAGAAATGCACGCAGTGTCTCCGCTGCGTCGAGGCCTGCGAGACGGGGGCACTCTCCATTTCCGGCCGGGAAGCAACAGTCGGGGAGATCGTGAATGAATTGGAACGGGACCGCGCCTTTTACGAGTCTTCCGGCGGCGGCGTGACCCTCTCCGGGGGAGAGCCCCTCCTGCAGCCCGAATTTGCCGTCCGCCTGCTGGCGCGCTGCAGGGAAGCAGGGCTGCATACGGCCCTGGACACGTCGGGATGCGCCGATCCCGACGTTCTGCGGGCGGTGATCGCACATGCCGACCTGGTCCTGTACGACATCAAGACGCTGGACGACGGGCGGCACCGGGCATGCACAGGCGTCGGGAACGCCCTCATACTCGATAATGCAGGGCTCGCTGCCAGCCGGGTCCGGACCTGGTTCCGGGTCCCCCTCGTGGCGGGCGTGAACGACGGAGAGGATGAGATTCGCGGGATCGCGGCCCTGGCGCGGGAGCTGGGGGTGGAACAAATCAGCCTGCTCCCGTACCATCCGGGGGGACGGGACAAGAACCGGCAGATCGGTCGCAGAATCGAAGGATTTCAAGGAAGGCGGCCGACGGACCGGCGCGTGGAGAGGCTCCGGCGCATCGTCGAAGCGGAGGGTGTCGCCTCGTCCATCGGACGCTGA